Proteins encoded by one window of Candidatus Obscuribacter sp.:
- a CDS encoding RNA-binding protein, with protein sequence MGAKLLIGNLPVEATQTSLKELFDRYGTVKDVTIPLTAHGKGRGFAFVEMSARPEAVAASRELNNFEFCGRRLTVSLKKEEVVERSGIFGFLKSFRA encoded by the coding sequence ATGGGAGCAAAACTTTTAATTGGCAATCTGCCGGTCGAGGCTACTCAGACGAGTCTCAAGGAGCTGTTTGATAGGTATGGTACTGTCAAAGATGTAACCATTCCTTTAACTGCACATGGTAAGGGTCGGGGATTTGCATTTGTTGAAATGTCTGCCAGACCCGAAGCTGTGGCTGCTAGCCGAGAACTCAATAACTTTGAATTTTGTGGCAGGCGTCTTACAGTTAGTCTGAAAAAAGAAGAGGTCGTTGAGCGCTCTGGCATTTTTGGTTTTTTGAAATCGTTTAGAGCTTGA
- a CDS encoding WD40 repeat domain-containing protein encodes MPQKESSTKFAVKPLVEHWKKSSCMDYVHDLSWSPNGHHIACADAAGSVSIRSAITGYLNEHWSAHRLGAQRVRWSASGNYLASAGQDGKAHIYDTNNYNKLATIDHGNIWVDHIAWHGQRDCILTAAGKQLKLSNTDGTLVQQFEDHSSTIADIAWHPVVPELFATSSYGGARLWNLKQTSHKRYLEWKGSLLNIAYSPNGKVLAAGCQDGAAHIWLLPSGHDLFMDGYPTKVRELSWDSSSKYLATGGGADIIIWDFSGKGPAGSKPIVFPGHEAFISVLAFAPKGSKLASGGLDGSVMVWDLNTKKDVLVASDDSEVSNLCWSPDGKQLAASFASGSIAIFNI; translated from the coding sequence GTGCCTCAAAAAGAATCATCAACTAAGTTTGCGGTAAAGCCACTAGTCGAACACTGGAAAAAATCATCATGCATGGATTACGTCCATGACTTAAGTTGGTCACCCAACGGACATCACATAGCCTGCGCTGACGCAGCGGGTTCTGTATCAATTCGCTCCGCGATAACCGGCTATTTAAACGAGCACTGGTCGGCGCACAGACTCGGCGCACAACGCGTCAGATGGTCAGCTAGCGGCAATTACCTGGCTAGCGCAGGACAGGACGGCAAAGCACATATCTATGACACCAATAACTACAATAAGTTAGCAACAATCGATCATGGCAACATCTGGGTAGACCACATTGCCTGGCACGGCCAGCGCGATTGTATATTGACCGCCGCAGGCAAACAACTAAAACTAAGCAACACCGATGGCACTCTAGTCCAACAATTTGAGGATCATAGCAGCACTATTGCAGACATAGCCTGGCATCCTGTCGTTCCCGAATTGTTTGCAACTAGCAGCTACGGTGGCGCGCGTTTATGGAATCTCAAACAAACAAGCCACAAGCGATACCTTGAGTGGAAGGGTTCTCTCCTAAACATCGCCTATAGTCCTAACGGAAAAGTCCTTGCCGCCGGCTGCCAGGACGGTGCTGCGCACATTTGGCTTTTACCAAGCGGGCATGACCTGTTCATGGACGGCTACCCCACTAAAGTACGAGAACTCTCGTGGGATTCCTCATCTAAATATCTAGCTACTGGAGGCGGCGCTGACATTATCATTTGGGACTTCTCAGGCAAGGGACCTGCCGGAAGTAAGCCGATTGTTTTTCCGGGTCATGAAGCCTTTATATCAGTTCTCGCTTTTGCGCCTAAAGGTTCAAAACTTGCAAGCGGTGGTTTAGACGGCAGTGTGATGGTATGGGATCTAAACACAAAAAAAGACGTATTGGTTGCTTCCGACGACTCTGAGGTAAGCAACCTTTGCTGGAGTCCTGATGGTAAGCAGCTTGCAGCCAGCTTCGCATCAGGCAGCATTGCCATATTTAACATTTGA
- a CDS encoding response regulator, whose translation MSQISILIVEDNPVHQRLLQSFAKSAQVTYKVVHSGQHALECVFKDNGFDMVFMDCIMSELSGIDCTRRIRELELGTGKHVPIIAITAMNREDIESDCLSAGMDDILLKPFCAADFAKMIEKYSSEKTLTQ comes from the coding sequence ATGTCCCAAATCTCCATACTCATTGTCGAAGACAATCCCGTTCATCAACGACTCTTACAGTCCTTTGCAAAATCGGCTCAGGTGACATACAAGGTTGTGCATTCTGGGCAGCATGCACTCGAATGTGTATTTAAAGACAACGGCTTTGATATGGTCTTTATGGACTGCATCATGTCCGAATTGAGCGGCATTGATTGCACCAGACGGATCAGAGAGCTGGAGCTAGGGACTGGTAAGCATGTCCCCATTATTGCCATCACAGCAATGAATCGAGAAGACATCGAGTCCGATTGCTTGTCCGCTGGGATGGACGATATCTTGCTAAAACCATTTTGCGCTGCCGACTTTGCCAAAATGATAGAGAAGTACTCCTCAGAGAAGACTCTGACTCAATAA
- the rpmG gene encoding 50S ribosomal protein L33 — translation MKKADRIIIKMACGVMECNHFYTTTKNKRNDPERLVLRKYCPGCRCHAEFKETKK, via the coding sequence ATGAAAAAGGCTGACAGAATCATAATAAAGATGGCATGTGGTGTGATGGAGTGCAATCACTTTTATACCACTACAAAAAATAAGCGCAACGACCCGGAGCGGCTTGTATTGCGCAAATACTGCCCTGGCTGCAGGTGTCACGCAGAGTTTAAAGAAACAAAAAAATAG
- a CDS encoding tetratricopeptide repeat protein, with protein MSKQNISAPVIADTDAITLYSCGYRYMQDNELKLALTCFSSALKHCPMLSEANYYRGWIYYLQEQYERAIDEFTIRLLKKEDCALAMYFRALCHDQLDQPEEALCDYSCAIEIDSTFGSAYFARGQLRAALTDFEGALNDYERCIELEPEFADAWYSRGLIFEEFEDYKQALNDYNKALELDQTYAEAFCARGILNKKLGREILALSDFERSIECDPEMVEALIEKSRILSSCGKLAPAIECITKAIEIDCLPEYLLERSSMHLEAGNANQAFADFSGYIAMLNTEERALFGKKKEEG; from the coding sequence ATGAGTAAACAAAATATTTCGGCACCTGTCATTGCGGATACAGACGCGATAACGCTATACAGCTGTGGTTACAGGTATATGCAGGACAACGAGCTAAAGCTCGCTCTGACTTGTTTTAGCTCAGCACTAAAACACTGTCCGATGCTATCGGAAGCCAACTACTATCGCGGCTGGATCTATTACTTGCAAGAACAGTATGAGCGAGCCATCGATGAATTCACAATCCGCCTGCTAAAAAAGGAGGATTGTGCACTGGCTATGTACTTCCGCGCACTCTGCCACGATCAACTCGACCAACCAGAAGAAGCGCTCTGTGACTACAGCTGCGCCATTGAAATTGACAGCACATTTGGCAGCGCTTACTTTGCCCGAGGACAACTGCGAGCAGCCCTTACAGACTTTGAAGGGGCACTAAACGACTACGAACGTTGCATCGAACTGGAGCCCGAGTTTGCCGACGCCTGGTACAGTCGTGGTCTGATTTTTGAAGAATTTGAAGACTACAAACAAGCTCTCAATGACTACAACAAAGCGCTGGAACTAGACCAGACATACGCCGAGGCATTTTGCGCTAGAGGTATTCTCAACAAAAAACTTGGTAGGGAGATACTTGCTTTGTCTGACTTTGAAAGGAGCATTGAGTGCGATCCCGAAATGGTAGAAGCTCTCATAGAAAAATCACGAATACTCTCAAGTTGCGGCAAACTAGCCCCAGCAATAGAATGCATCACAAAGGCGATAGAGATAGATTGCCTACCTGAATACCTGCTGGAGCGGTCTTCGATGCATCTTGAAGCAGGAAATGCAAATCAGGCATTTGCAGATTTTAGTGGATATATCGCCATGCTCAACACAGAAGAAAGAGCACTATTTGGCAAAAAGAAAGAAGAAGGCTAA
- a CDS encoding GTP-binding protein, translating into MDEIKRKVPVTVLTGFLGSGKTTLLNRILSENHGKRIAVVENEFGEIGIDNALVVNAEEEIFEMNNGCICCTVRGDLIRILGNLMKRRDKFDYILVETTGLADPAPVAQTFFVDDEVQDALELDGIVTLVDAKHVLMHLDSSSECKEQVAFADVILLNKTDLVTEDELDRLETRIRSMNAMAKIHRSKDAVVDMEKILNVRGFDLERALTVKPTFLQPEYPFEWAGIYEVKGEPLEITLAEGPDPSMDILVLESDSTEAKNIELLLDEAVRSFSSEKEKLQTRQTIAKPGQLYQLNLEQNGSTAFTIKLSKIGSYVLFTQHKPEEFNMAVNSPSGTIVPTAANKYEALHTHDSEVSSVGISSPGDLDEKKFNNWLGKLLKEKGTDIFRMKGILSVFGQEKRFVFQGVHMLFDGKPDKPWGAEPRSNQLVFIGRNLNRAELTEGFNECLKKNHQLSLR; encoded by the coding sequence ATGGATGAGATCAAAAGAAAAGTACCAGTCACAGTCCTTACTGGTTTCCTTGGCTCAGGTAAAACCACGCTTCTAAATAGAATTCTCTCTGAAAATCACGGCAAACGTATTGCTGTGGTTGAAAATGAATTCGGCGAAATAGGCATTGACAATGCCCTGGTGGTCAACGCCGAAGAAGAAATTTTCGAGATGAACAACGGTTGCATCTGCTGTACAGTGCGTGGTGACTTAATTAGAATTCTTGGCAATTTAATGAAGCGCCGCGATAAGTTTGACTACATACTGGTCGAGACCACAGGACTTGCCGATCCCGCACCAGTAGCGCAAACATTTTTTGTTGATGACGAAGTGCAAGACGCCCTTGAGCTTGACGGAATTGTCACCCTGGTCGACGCCAAGCACGTTCTTATGCATTTGGACTCAAGCTCTGAGTGTAAAGAACAGGTGGCATTTGCCGACGTAATCCTATTGAACAAAACAGATCTCGTTACAGAGGATGAGCTAGACCGCCTAGAGACTCGCATACGCTCGATGAACGCCATGGCAAAAATTCATCGAAGCAAAGACGCAGTCGTGGACATGGAAAAAATTCTGAACGTTAGAGGATTCGATCTTGAACGAGCACTAACTGTAAAACCAACTTTTTTGCAACCTGAATATCCTTTTGAATGGGCAGGGATTTACGAAGTCAAAGGTGAACCACTAGAAATCACTCTAGCTGAGGGACCTGATCCAAGCATGGACATACTGGTTCTCGAGTCCGATTCCACTGAGGCCAAGAATATAGAGCTGCTTCTGGATGAAGCGGTCAGAAGTTTTTCGAGCGAGAAAGAAAAACTTCAGACTAGACAAACAATCGCTAAGCCAGGTCAACTCTACCAGCTAAATCTAGAGCAAAATGGCAGCACAGCTTTCACCATTAAGCTGTCCAAAATCGGCAGTTATGTCTTATTTACACAACACAAGCCAGAAGAATTCAACATGGCAGTCAACTCCCCAAGCGGCACAATAGTCCCAACAGCAGCCAATAAATATGAAGCCCTGCACACTCACGACAGTGAAGTAAGTTCAGTTGGCATATCGTCACCAGGCGACCTTGACGAGAAGAAATTCAATAATTGGCTCGGCAAATTGCTAAAAGAAAAAGGCACCGACATCTTCAGAATGAAAGGCATTCTGAGTGTTTTTGGGCAAGAGAAGCGCTTCGTATTCCAGGGTGTACACATGCTTTTTGATGGCAAACCAGACAAACCCTGGGGAGCCGAGCCGCGCTCCAATCAGCTAGTCTTCATCGGCCGCAATTTAAATAGAGCTGAACTCACGGAGGGTTTTAACGAGTGCCTCAAAAAGAATCATCAACTAAGTTTGCGGTAA
- a CDS encoding GTP-binding protein, with protein MNKLPVTVLSGFLGAGKTTLLNHVLNNRAGLKVAVIVNDMSEINIDAQLVKQESELSRLDERLVEMSNGCICCTLREDLLIEVGRLAQEKRFDYLLIESTGISEPMPVAETFAFTDQNGTSLSDLAQLDTMVTVVDALNFLKDYMQSDALTDRGIELSPEDPRSITDLLISQVEFANVIIINKTDLCTKAELKMLTNILRHLNPDARIVRSKFGVVEPNKILNTELFQFDRAAEAPGWLKELRGSHTPETLEYGISSFVYTARRPMHPTRLRNFLNEDWGGVIRSKGFLWVASRMDYSIEWSQAGASCRIEPGAMFYAAMPKDRWPTDSLLLRDIDLSWEEPFGDRRQQLVMIGIKMDQDWLTSQLDNCLLTNEEMIMGKEAWQKLPDPFPEWNIKYLSEVAHAHSTALQSANME; from the coding sequence ATGAATAAACTTCCTGTGACAGTATTGTCCGGCTTTCTTGGGGCCGGCAAGACGACACTGCTCAATCACGTGCTCAATAATCGAGCTGGACTTAAAGTAGCGGTTATCGTCAACGACATGAGTGAAATCAATATAGACGCTCAGCTTGTCAAACAAGAAAGCGAATTGAGTAGACTCGACGAGCGCCTTGTGGAAATGTCCAACGGTTGTATTTGCTGCACTCTACGCGAGGACCTGCTAATCGAGGTAGGTCGCCTGGCACAAGAAAAACGATTTGACTATCTATTGATCGAATCTACCGGTATTTCAGAACCAATGCCAGTAGCAGAAACTTTTGCATTTACCGATCAAAATGGTACGAGCCTCTCTGACCTGGCGCAACTAGACACTATGGTCACAGTTGTCGATGCACTTAACTTCCTAAAAGACTACATGCAAAGTGATGCGCTGACCGATAGAGGCATCGAGCTAAGCCCCGAAGACCCGCGCTCAATTACAGACCTGCTCATCAGTCAAGTCGAATTTGCCAATGTCATCATCATCAATAAGACAGACTTGTGTACAAAAGCTGAGCTAAAAATGCTCACCAACATCTTGCGTCACCTCAATCCAGATGCACGTATAGTGCGATCCAAATTTGGCGTTGTGGAACCAAACAAAATTTTAAATACCGAGTTATTTCAATTTGACCGGGCAGCAGAAGCCCCAGGATGGCTCAAAGAATTGCGCGGCAGTCATACGCCAGAGACACTGGAATACGGCATATCTAGCTTTGTTTACACGGCTAGAAGACCGATGCACCCAACACGCCTGAGAAATTTTCTAAATGAAGATTGGGGCGGTGTGATTCGCTCAAAGGGCTTCCTCTGGGTAGCATCGCGCATGGACTATTCAATTGAATGGTCACAAGCAGGCGCATCTTGTCGCATTGAACCAGGTGCCATGTTTTATGCAGCAATGCCTAAAGACCGCTGGCCAACGGATTCACTGCTACTCAGAGACATAGACCTGAGCTGGGAAGAACCATTTGGCGATAGACGCCAGCAACTAGTTATGATCGGCATCAAAATGGATCAAGATTGGCTCACAAGCCAGTTAGACAACTGCCTGCTAACCAACGAAGAAATGATTATGGGCAAAGAAGCGTGGCAAAAGTTGCCTGATCCATTTCCAGAATGGAACATCAAGTATCTCAGCGAAGTAGCACACGCTCACAGTACCGCACTGCAGTCCGCAAACATGGAGTAA
- a CDS encoding 30S ribosomal protein S18 — MTTKSTRSGGKLTLAKRTKTDPLVANKVEHVDYKDINLLRKFLTETGKILPARITGCSRKNQRMITRAIKRARAIGLLPYSGLV, encoded by the coding sequence ATGACGACCAAGAGCACCCGCTCTGGGGGCAAACTAACACTAGCCAAAAGGACTAAAACAGATCCACTGGTGGCAAACAAAGTAGAGCATGTCGACTACAAAGACATCAATCTACTGCGCAAGTTTTTAACAGAAACAGGCAAGATATTACCGGCTCGCATCACCGGCTGCAGTCGCAAAAACCAGCGCATGATTACTAGAGCCATTAAACGAGCAAGAGCTATAGGTCTCTTGCCCTATAGTGGCCTCGTTTAG
- a CDS encoding transcriptional repressor translates to MERNTQQRQAILNAFDKAERPLSIQEILELAQDDCPGLGIATIYRNIKALVGDNKLISVEMPGGVAYYETPGHKHHHHFSCTNCQKVFDVEKCGLNIKTLVPDGFTLERHEILLYGTCGSCSR, encoded by the coding sequence ATGGAGCGCAACACACAACAGAGACAGGCAATACTCAATGCCTTTGACAAAGCCGAACGCCCGCTCAGTATCCAGGAGATACTTGAGCTAGCGCAGGACGATTGCCCGGGGCTGGGCATCGCTACCATATATCGCAATATCAAAGCACTTGTTGGCGACAACAAATTGATATCAGTCGAAATGCCCGGAGGAGTGGCATATTACGAGACTCCAGGGCACAAACATCATCATCATTTTTCTTGTACTAACTGTCAAAAAGTTTTTGATGTCGAAAAGTGCGGACTTAATATAAAGACTCTTGTGCCCGACGGTTTTACACTCGAGCGCCACGAGATCTTGCTATACGGCACTTGCGGCAGCTGCAGCAGATAA
- a CDS encoding winged helix-turn-helix transcriptional regulator, whose product MPQNQTNSKVKLTQFKADFFKALSNPLRIRILDELRTEELTVSEIRDRLDVELPNVSQQLAVLKSKNLVASRKQGVNIYYSCTDSKIFKLLDVAKEIFNSQLSDIQKTLKRL is encoded by the coding sequence TTGCCTCAAAATCAAACTAACTCCAAAGTTAAACTTACACAGTTCAAGGCTGACTTTTTTAAAGCTTTGAGTAACCCACTGCGTATCAGGATCCTTGACGAGCTGAGGACCGAGGAACTTACTGTTTCTGAGATTAGAGATAGGTTGGATGTTGAGTTACCCAACGTCTCGCAACAGCTTGCCGTGCTAAAGTCAAAAAATTTGGTCGCATCAAGAAAGCAAGGCGTCAATATTTATTATTCTTGCACTGACAGCAAGATATTTAAATTGTTGGACGTGGCCAAGGAAATTTTTAACTCTCAGTTATCTGATATCCAGAAGACTCTGAAGAGATTGTAG
- a CDS encoding PAS domain-containing protein codes for MKNLSANIVQDALDVADCPLVITDAKQVDNPIIYVNEAYLKLSGYKKSEILGKNPRFMHGDNTEQNGLTDLKQAIAEARTCTTKVRNLRKDRSIYLCSVTIKPIFAKDTGELTHWVGVQRDISAESTLEIWSAVLAHDLKNPLIGMKVMLKAFLEGGLGPLTSEQREYLAKVTEENQRLLSSLKDMLTLYRSREFNVEAVSRQKISLIEIITQVTQTLDDCSSIKNSVLVETKTSETFVHANTSLLFHAMFNLIDNSIRYSSNKTCLVNIDADSTINTAFIEITNQISKPLPQSPFASPFELPASTDAWSTRLGLYLARHIIETINGKIQFMTNDKNAKF; via the coding sequence ATGAAAAACCTCAGTGCAAATATAGTGCAAGATGCACTTGATGTTGCTGACTGCCCGCTAGTGATTACCGATGCCAAACAAGTCGATAATCCAATAATCTATGTCAACGAAGCGTATCTCAAATTATCTGGCTACAAAAAATCCGAAATCCTGGGCAAAAATCCAAGATTCATGCACGGAGATAACACAGAACAGAATGGTCTAACCGATCTAAAGCAAGCGATAGCAGAAGCTCGCACATGCACTACAAAGGTGCGCAATTTGCGCAAAGATAGGTCCATCTATCTATGCAGCGTTACTATCAAACCAATTTTTGCCAAAGATACGGGCGAACTAACACACTGGGTAGGTGTGCAAAGAGATATCTCCGCAGAATCTACTCTTGAAATATGGTCTGCAGTCCTGGCACACGATCTCAAAAATCCCCTCATCGGGATGAAGGTCATGCTGAAGGCATTCCTTGAAGGTGGACTGGGTCCACTAACATCGGAACAAAGGGAATATCTAGCAAAAGTCACAGAAGAAAACCAACGTCTGCTAAGCAGCCTTAAAGATATGCTTACTCTCTATAGATCGAGAGAATTCAATGTAGAGGCTGTAAGCAGACAAAAAATATCGCTGATTGAAATAATCACCCAGGTTACACAAACACTCGACGATTGCTCATCGATAAAAAACTCAGTCCTAGTTGAGACTAAAACGAGCGAAACCTTTGTACATGCCAACACTTCATTGCTTTTTCATGCAATGTTCAACCTCATTGATAATTCTATTCGCTACTCTTCAAACAAAACCTGCCTGGTAAACATAGACGCCGACAGTACAATCAATACTGCTTTTATTGAGATCACAAATCAGATAAGCAAACCACTCCCGCAAAGCCCATTTGCTTCCCCATTTGAACTCCCCGCTTCTACAGACGCCTGGTCTACGAGACTGGGTCTCTATCTAGCCAGACACATTATCGAAACCATAAACGGCAAAATTCAATTTATGACCAATGACAAAAATGCAAAGTTTTAG
- a CDS encoding GTP-binding protein codes for MKKLPVTVLSGFLGAGKTTLLNHVLNNREGLKVAVIVNDMSEVNIDAKLIKQGGASLNRVDERLVEMSNGCICCTLREDLLVEISKLARQNKFDYLLVESTGISEPLPVAETFSFEDESGESLAKVADLDTMVTVVDSYNFMQDYEDGVELKDRNLGISEEDDRSIADLLVDQVEFANVIVLNKTDLLEPKKLDELRSVIKHLNPDARIVESKFGQIDCKNILNTGLFDFTKAAEAPGWMKEMRGEHVPETEEYGISSFVYRARRPFHPERFVAFLDKPWDGVIRSKGFFWLASRMDFAVDWSHAGGSCRLQPGHQWWACIDKSEWPDDEAFLAEIKEECHGEYGDRRQECVFIGIHMDRAWIEDELNACLLTDDEMALGERVWSTYADMLPSDWTLESTSVSS; via the coding sequence ATGAAAAAATTGCCTGTAACGGTTTTGTCCGGCTTCTTGGGAGCCGGCAAGACGACACTGCTCAATCACGTCCTCAATAATAGAGAAGGACTAAAAGTAGCTGTAATCGTCAACGATATGAGTGAAGTAAACATCGACGCCAAGCTGATAAAACAAGGCGGAGCCAGTCTTAACCGCGTGGATGAGCGACTGGTAGAGATGTCTAATGGCTGCATCTGTTGTACTTTGCGCGAAGACCTACTGGTGGAGATATCCAAGCTAGCAAGACAAAATAAATTTGACTATTTGTTAGTTGAGTCTACTGGTATATCGGAGCCTCTGCCGGTGGCTGAGACTTTTAGTTTTGAAGATGAGAGTGGCGAGAGTCTGGCTAAAGTAGCGGATCTCGATACCATGGTGACTGTGGTAGATAGCTACAACTTTATGCAAGACTATGAAGATGGTGTAGAACTCAAAGACCGTAATCTTGGTATCAGTGAAGAAGATGATCGCAGTATTGCTGACTTGCTCGTCGATCAAGTGGAATTTGCCAATGTCATCGTCCTCAATAAAACAGATCTGTTAGAGCCCAAAAAGCTCGATGAACTGCGCTCTGTGATTAAACATCTAAATCCAGATGCGCGCATTGTAGAGAGCAAGTTTGGTCAGATTGATTGCAAAAATATTCTCAATACTGGTTTGTTTGATTTTACAAAAGCAGCTGAAGCGCCAGGCTGGATGAAAGAAATGCGAGGCGAGCATGTGCCGGAAACTGAAGAGTATGGAATTTCTAGCTTTGTGTATAGAGCGCGCAGACCATTTCATCCAGAGAGATTTGTTGCGTTCCTTGATAAACCCTGGGACGGTGTGATTCGCTCTAAAGGATTTTTTTGGTTGGCCAGCCGCATGGACTTTGCTGTTGATTGGTCCCATGCTGGTGGCTCTTGTCGCTTGCAGCCTGGGCATCAGTGGTGGGCTTGTATCGACAAGAGCGAGTGGCCAGATGACGAAGCGTTCCTCGCTGAAATAAAAGAGGAATGCCATGGTGAGTATGGAGATCGCCGTCAGGAATGTGTGTTTATCGGGATCCATATGGATAGAGCCTGGATTGAAGACGAATTGAATGCTTGCTTGTTAACTGATGATGAGATGGCACTTGGCGAGCGCGTCTGGAGTACCTATGCTGATATGTTGCCTAGTGATTGGACTCTGGAGTCTACGTCCGTCAGTAGCTAA
- a CDS encoding FAD/NAD(P)-binding protein, whose translation MLDWLIVGGGIHGTYLSNHLLKSGRASADKLMVLDPHDAPLALWKRRTTNTRMEYLRSPAEHNLDVGPGALIRFARSRTGFGAEFYSKYQRPSLNLFNSHCNHVIASGKLEATRCKGTAVALEEKNGAYIVSTESGALEARRVILSLGNDCLSIPDWAKVLETSDAPIVHIFSPQLQEASRKDWTRAVVIGGGISGLQLALNLAKQKPGAVTLLHSKTLKTSQFDADPCWLDKRCLNLLTRQADYTERRRIVDHARNWGSFPEDVRRQLERALKCESIKCIESSVCTASADRNQVQLKLSNERTIESDLVILATGFERCLPGGEFLKNTIDNLSLSCAPCGFPTIDKYLRWSNNLYVTGALAELVIGPASRNIVGARLAAELIVSADIPRKYRPRELSYYYFDKRRSG comes from the coding sequence ATGCTTGATTGGTTAATTGTCGGTGGTGGCATACACGGAACTTATCTCAGTAACCACCTTTTGAAAAGCGGTCGTGCCAGTGCCGATAAACTAATGGTGCTTGATCCACACGACGCCCCACTTGCTCTATGGAAGCGTCGAACCACCAACACTAGAATGGAATATCTGCGTTCACCAGCTGAGCACAACTTAGACGTTGGACCTGGTGCTTTAATTCGCTTTGCCAGAAGTCGCACGGGATTTGGTGCGGAGTTCTATTCTAAGTATCAAAGACCCTCTCTCAATCTGTTTAACTCACATTGCAACCATGTGATCGCTTCTGGAAAGCTTGAGGCGACTAGATGCAAAGGTACGGCTGTAGCTCTAGAGGAAAAAAATGGCGCGTACATTGTCTCAACAGAAAGCGGTGCTCTGGAAGCAAGAAGAGTCATTTTAAGCCTTGGCAATGATTGCTTGTCGATTCCTGATTGGGCTAAGGTGCTTGAAACTTCAGACGCGCCAATTGTGCACATCTTTTCTCCTCAATTGCAAGAAGCCAGCCGCAAAGATTGGACAAGAGCTGTAGTCATTGGTGGTGGAATCAGTGGACTGCAACTAGCTCTCAATCTGGCAAAACAAAAACCAGGTGCTGTGACCTTACTGCACAGCAAAACCTTGAAGACCAGCCAATTTGACGCAGATCCATGCTGGCTGGATAAGCGCTGCTTAAATTTACTAACTCGCCAAGCTGACTACACAGAAAGAAGAAGAATTGTCGATCATGCGCGCAACTGGGGCTCCTTCCCAGAAGATGTACGAAGACAGCTAGAGCGCGCATTAAAGTGTGAGAGTATAAAGTGTATTGAAAGTTCTGTATGCACAGCTTCTGCCGACAGGAACCAAGTGCAGCTGAAACTCTCAAATGAAAGAACAATTGAGTCAGATCTCGTAATCTTAGCGACTGGATTTGAACGTTGTTTGCCTGGAGGAGAATTCCTCAAAAACACAATCGACAATCTATCTCTCTCTTGCGCGCCATGCGGATTCCCGACTATCGACAAATACCTTCGATGGTCAAACAATCTCTATGTCACGGGAGCGCTTGCCGAGCTTGTAATAGGTCCAGCCTCTCGCAACATTGTCGGTGCCAGATTAGCTGCCGAGCTCATTGTTAGTGCGGACATTCCTCGCAAATACAGACCTCGTGAGCTTTCTTACTACTATTTTGACAAGCGCCGGTCAGGTTAA